In Eriocheir sinensis breed Jianghai 21 chromosome 17, ASM2467909v1, whole genome shotgun sequence, one genomic interval encodes:
- the LOC126999816 gene encoding uncharacterized protein LOC126999816 isoform X1 yields the protein MRAAAHLHEMLLVTTFLRLLYFLCWAITPSPPSLLFTRTAPAPLRPNTCLEEEVQLVQAAPRDTPSGVSTDKRGRPAPQPLDPAPQASCGPARRHAGVTDGGSSCDRHQVPRGASCPSCPGSPGSPARPCSATPSRSQQVTPRWTDRRGPCRTHRRGGGRYSEPVTPPLLSRQAEQVPAA from the exons ATGCGGGCGGCGGCACACCTGCACGAGATGCTGCTGGTGACaaccttcctccgcctcctctacttcctctgctGGGCCATAACCCCTtcgcccccctcccttctcttcacacgAACCGctcccgccccgctccgcccgaACACCTGCTTGGAGGAGGAAGTGCAGCTGGTCCAGGCGGCGCCACGTGACACTCCGTCCGGGGTCAGCACCGATAAGAGAGGCCGCCCCGCCCCCCAACCCCTCGACCCTGCGCCTCAGGCCAGCTGTGGCCCGGCCAGGCGGCACGCAGGTGTGACTGACGGCGGCAGCAGCTGCGACAGACACCAG GTTCCACGAGGCGCCTCTTGCCCGTCCTGCCCTGGGTCGCCAGGGTCACCAGCACGCCCGTGCAGCGCCACGCCCTCAAGGTCACAACAGGTCACCCCGCGATGGACGGACCGCCGCGGCCCTTGCCGCACACACCGGCGAGGCGGCGGCAGATATAGTGAGCCCgtcactcctcccctcctctcccgccaggcAGAGCAGGTCCCGGCGGCGTGA
- the LOC126999816 gene encoding protein extra-macrochaetae-like isoform X4, with protein sequence MKSGTSRSPRGPPEVRQERQEIREYLDKLRQLVPGCPKAGKLSRLAVIQHVIDYIVELQDTLVHHPANAAALAVEQDVARLAHVDPLLALQRLSAHKYPHGAAPLTPEDHKAAGPAPAAKTSADPSMTAATVRKNSSSCRRPLGVLSSLKNQRH encoded by the coding sequence ATGAAGTCAGGCACCTCGCGTTCCCCTCGCGGCCCACCGGAGGTGCGGCAGGAGCGGCAGGAGATCCGTGAGTACCTGGACAAGTTACGGCAGCTGGTGCCGGGCTGCCCCAAGGCGGGCAAGCTATCCCGGCTGGCGGTGATCCAGCACGTGATCGACTACATCGTGGAGCTGCAGGACACTCTCGTGCACCACCCCGCCAACGCCGCCGCCCTGGCCGTCGAGCAAGACGTGGCGCGCCTCGCACACGTCGACCCGCTGCTCGCCCTCCAGCGGCTCAGCGCCCACAAGTACCCGCACGGTGCTGCTCCGCTGACGCCCGAGGACCACAAGGCCGCCGGACCCGCCCCCGCCGCCAAGACAAGTGCTGACCCCTCCATGACCGCTGCCACAGTCAGGAAAAACAGCAGTAGCTGCAGGAGGCCGCTAGGCGTGCTGTCCTCCCTCAAAAACCAAAGGCATTAA